The following are encoded together in the Perca fluviatilis chromosome 23, GENO_Pfluv_1.0, whole genome shotgun sequence genome:
- the rhno1 gene encoding RAD9, HUS1, RAD1-interacting nuclear orphan protein 1 yields the protein MPRKAIKTEKPPLLFLEQPLCGARLQNVPEVRAALNPKEFFTETQAQNSSALTSWVRPQFDRSVAAAPPVRRGRRKCHSATSILDSCSQLSRKRSVCKFPALSFQTRSRDQSHQPKNTRTNTSTESTAVCDVGNEPQGSHQIKRTVSGGQYSDTPNRQPTSIRKRNVERFSDGAASSSRCLDRTKTPSIQVTEKCRIPADGVSTPASNGYTTTEVSSVNLPPDVDTPKVIQEGNNCPTSTSLHLLQAQPCTPPCNHPPDILVADTPERDYGVKVTWRRRRGLMLMLKQRGYLSDSDALIHS from the exons ATGCCCCGTAAAGCTATAAAAACAGAGAAGCCTCCCCTGCTGTTCCTGGAGCAGCCTTTGTGTGGAGCCAGACTCCAAAATGTGCCTGAAGTCCGAGCAGCACTCAATCCCAAAGAGTTTTTCACAGAGACACAAGCACAGAACAGCTCAGCTCTTACTTCTTGG GTGAGACCCCAGTTTGACCGTTCAGTTGCAGCTGCACCTCCAGTGAGACGAGGGAGGAGAAAATGTCATTCTGCCACAAGCATCCTTGACAGTTGCAGTCAGCTGTCCAGGAAAAGAAGTGTGTGCAAATTCCCTGCATTATCGTTTCAGACAAGGTCAAGAGACCAATCTCATCAACCAAAGAATACACGCACAAATACATCTACAGAGTCTACTGCTGTGTGTGACGTGGGAAATGAACCACAGGGATCACACCAAATCAAAAGGACAGTTTCAGGTGGACAGTACtcagacacaccaaacagacagCCAACCTCAATCAGAAAAAGGAATGTGGAGAGATTTTCCGATGGTGCTGCATCCTCTAGCAGATGTTTGGACCGGACTAAAACTCCATCTATTCAAGTGACAGAGAAATGCAGAATTCCAGCAGATGGTGTTTCAACACCTGCTTCCAATGGGTACACCACCACTGAGGTCAGCAGTGTCAATCTGCCACCTGATGTGGACACTCCAAAAGTAATTCAAGAAGGGAATAATTGCCCCACCTCCACCTCTCTACACTTGCTACAGGCTCAGCCATGTACACCACCATGTAATCATCCACCTGACATTTTAGTGGCTGACACACCAGAGAGGGATTATGGGGTGAAGGtgacatggaggaggaggaggggtttGATGTTGATGTTAAAACAGAGGGGCTATCTCTCTGATTCAGATGCGTTAATTCACAGCTGA
- the foxm1 gene encoding forkhead box protein M1 isoform X1 — translation MTMRRSPRRPLILRRRKLPFQQNDPPAAESQSQADVSGFKEPSKSAASQCFPDGIRIMDHPSLSDTQVVVIPKTADLQSVIGALTAKGKECGVQGPNKFILLSENSNRDDESFCQPAAEGDGVSTVVQPVKAETVHSSPDAKPLTGIKALNKELECGPLDDSLTNIQWLGRMNTCAFESDTAKQAVNKENQNSNSQTFQAQNTQIDAEAVQQPVSERPPYSYMAMIQFAINSRKSRRMTLKEIYMWIEEHFPYFREVAKPGWKNSIRHNLSLHDMFIRETSPDGKISFWTIRPEANRCLTLDQVYKPGCDPMTAPVPVPMLLFSHEQQKRMLPDARKTPTSSERRMKPLLPRTESYLVPIQLPVTSSVYLPSSSAQFAPSCSQQKRNASRGAKRVRIAPKVTQGDAPAAVMYPQKNKDLKVKVKEEQVCVAIKCETPKAPPKRQASSSRRKQHLVHSVHEEPVLLCPDNTFFDSGVVSDASTFQDMRDTELDEHQQEQHGTSTDRDFSFKTPIKSNSHLSSSTPSKPPHVLPEPWKVTPVGKGSQEVLDFSPIRTPGGPAVTPRHDYTTFSFNNTPFKDWPLFSSPRELLTSAPPRAPGPTDSPRSSCSRELLQAGGAATPANRSITEGLVLDTMNDSLSKILVDISFSGLDDEDLGMANISWSEFIPQFK, via the exons ATGACCATGAGACGGAGCCCAAGGAGACCCCTGATCCTCAGAAGAAGAAAGTTGCCATTTCAGCAAAATGATCCGCCAGCAGCTGAATCACAAAGCCAAGCCGATGTATCAGGCTTCAAAGAACCTTCAAAATCAGCTGCCAGTCAGTGCTTCCCTGATGGTATCCGCATTATGGACCACCCTTCCTTGTCTGATACCCAGGTGGTTGTCATCCCCAAAACAGCAGACCTTCAAAGTGTTATCGGGGCCCTCACAGCCAAAGGCAAAGAGTGTGGTGTCCAGGGACCAAACAAGTTTATCCTTCTGAGTGAGAATAGCAACCGTGACGATGAATCGTTTTGTCAGCCTGCTGCTGAAGGCGATGGCGTCTCTACAGTTGTACAACCAGTGAAAGCTGAAACTGTGCACAGCTCCCCGGATGCTAAACCTCTCACTGGAATTAAAGCAT TGAATAAGGAGCTGGAGTGTGGCCCTCTAGATGACAGCCTCACCAATATTCAGTGGCTGGGCAGAATGAACACATGTGCCTTTGAATCGGATACTGCCAAGCAGGCGGTCAACAAGGAGAACCAAAACTCAAATTCACAGACTTTTCAG gcacaaaatacacaaatcGATGCAGAGGCTGTTCAGCAACCCGTGTCAGAGAGGCCGCCATACTCTTACATGGCCATGATCCAGTTTGCTATCAACAGTCGGAAGAGCAGGAGGATGACGCTGAAAGAGATTTACATGTGGATCGAGGAACACTTCCCTTACTTCAGAGAAGTGGCTAAACCAGGATGGAAG AATTCCATCCGCCATAACCTCTCTCTACACGACATGTTCATTCGTGAGACGTCACCAGATGGTAAAATTTCTTTCTGGACTATCCGGCCTGAGGCCAACCGATGCCTCACTCTTGATCAGGTGTACAAG CCTGGTTGTGACCCAATGACTGCTCCTGTTCCAGTGccaatgcttttattttccCACGAA CAACAAAAGAGGATGCTTCCTGATGCAAGAAAAACTCCAACTAGCTCTG AAAGGAGGATGAAGCCTCTCCTCCCTCGAACCGAATCCTACTTGGTTCCAATCCAGCTCCCCGTCACCTCCTCTGTCTACCTGCCGTCGTCATCAGCCCAGTTTGCCCCTTCTTGCTCGCAGCAGAAACGGAACGCTTCGCGTGGAGCCAAGAGAGTGCGAATAGCTCCTAAG gtgacacaaggtgACGCCCCAGCTGCGGTAATGTATCCTCAGAAGAACAAAGACCTCAAGGTAAAGGTGAAGGAGGAGCAGGTATGTGTCGCAATTAAATGCGAGACTCCGAAAGCCCCTCCAAAGAGACAAGCCAGCAGCTCTCGGCGCAAACAGCACCTGGTTCACTCTGTGCACGAGGAGCCCGTCCTCCTCTGCCCTGATAATACTTTCTTTGACTCTGGCGTAGTCTCCGACGCTTCCACCTTCCAGGACATGCGAGACACTGAGCTGGACGAGCACCAGCAGGAGCAGCACGGCACCAGCACGGATCGGGACTTCTCCTTCAAGACCCCCATCAAAAGTAACAGCCACCTGAGCTCCTCCACGCCCAGCAAGCCTCCTCATGTCTTACCCGAGCCCTGGAAAGTGACTCCTGTGGGCAAAGGGAGTCAAGAGGTTCTGGACTTCAGCCCCATTCGCACACCAGGTGGTCCTGCGGTCACGCCGCGGCATGACTACACCACCTTCAGCTTCAACAACACTCCCTTTAAAGACTGGCCTCTGTTCAGCTCCCCCAGAGAGCTGCTTACATCCGCTCCCCCCAGAGCACCGGGACCGACAGACTCTCCCAGAAGCAGCTGCTCCAGAGAGCTGCTTCAGGCAGGGGGCGCTGCAACACCCGCTAACCGCTCGATCACAGAGGGCCTCGTCCTGGATACAATGAACGACAGCCTCAGCAAGATACTAGTGGACATTAGCTTCTCTGGTCTGGATGATGAGGACCTGGGTATGGCCAATATCAGCTGGTCTGAGTTCATCCCTCAATTTAAGTAA
- the foxm1 gene encoding forkhead box protein M1 isoform X2, with product MTMRRSPRRPLILRRRKLPFQQNDPPAAESQSQADVSGFKEPSKSAASQCFPDGIRIMDHPSLSDTQVVVIPKTADLQSVIGALTAKGKECGVQGPNKFILLSENSNRDDESFCQPAAEGDGVSTVVQPVKAETVHSSPDAKPLTGIKALNKELECGPLDDSLTNIQWLGRMNTCAFESDTAKQAVNKENQNSNSQTFQAQNTQIDAEAVQQPVSERPPYSYMAMIQFAINSRKSRRMTLKEIYMWIEEHFPYFREVAKPGWKNSIRHNLSLHDMFIRETSPDGKISFWTIRPEANRCLTLDQVYKQQKRMLPDARKTPTSSERRMKPLLPRTESYLVPIQLPVTSSVYLPSSSAQFAPSCSQQKRNASRGAKRVRIAPKVTQGDAPAAVMYPQKNKDLKVKVKEEQVCVAIKCETPKAPPKRQASSSRRKQHLVHSVHEEPVLLCPDNTFFDSGVVSDASTFQDMRDTELDEHQQEQHGTSTDRDFSFKTPIKSNSHLSSSTPSKPPHVLPEPWKVTPVGKGSQEVLDFSPIRTPGGPAVTPRHDYTTFSFNNTPFKDWPLFSSPRELLTSAPPRAPGPTDSPRSSCSRELLQAGGAATPANRSITEGLVLDTMNDSLSKILVDISFSGLDDEDLGMANISWSEFIPQFK from the exons ATGACCATGAGACGGAGCCCAAGGAGACCCCTGATCCTCAGAAGAAGAAAGTTGCCATTTCAGCAAAATGATCCGCCAGCAGCTGAATCACAAAGCCAAGCCGATGTATCAGGCTTCAAAGAACCTTCAAAATCAGCTGCCAGTCAGTGCTTCCCTGATGGTATCCGCATTATGGACCACCCTTCCTTGTCTGATACCCAGGTGGTTGTCATCCCCAAAACAGCAGACCTTCAAAGTGTTATCGGGGCCCTCACAGCCAAAGGCAAAGAGTGTGGTGTCCAGGGACCAAACAAGTTTATCCTTCTGAGTGAGAATAGCAACCGTGACGATGAATCGTTTTGTCAGCCTGCTGCTGAAGGCGATGGCGTCTCTACAGTTGTACAACCAGTGAAAGCTGAAACTGTGCACAGCTCCCCGGATGCTAAACCTCTCACTGGAATTAAAGCAT TGAATAAGGAGCTGGAGTGTGGCCCTCTAGATGACAGCCTCACCAATATTCAGTGGCTGGGCAGAATGAACACATGTGCCTTTGAATCGGATACTGCCAAGCAGGCGGTCAACAAGGAGAACCAAAACTCAAATTCACAGACTTTTCAG gcacaaaatacacaaatcGATGCAGAGGCTGTTCAGCAACCCGTGTCAGAGAGGCCGCCATACTCTTACATGGCCATGATCCAGTTTGCTATCAACAGTCGGAAGAGCAGGAGGATGACGCTGAAAGAGATTTACATGTGGATCGAGGAACACTTCCCTTACTTCAGAGAAGTGGCTAAACCAGGATGGAAG AATTCCATCCGCCATAACCTCTCTCTACACGACATGTTCATTCGTGAGACGTCACCAGATGGTAAAATTTCTTTCTGGACTATCCGGCCTGAGGCCAACCGATGCCTCACTCTTGATCAGGTGTACAAG CAACAAAAGAGGATGCTTCCTGATGCAAGAAAAACTCCAACTAGCTCTG AAAGGAGGATGAAGCCTCTCCTCCCTCGAACCGAATCCTACTTGGTTCCAATCCAGCTCCCCGTCACCTCCTCTGTCTACCTGCCGTCGTCATCAGCCCAGTTTGCCCCTTCTTGCTCGCAGCAGAAACGGAACGCTTCGCGTGGAGCCAAGAGAGTGCGAATAGCTCCTAAG gtgacacaaggtgACGCCCCAGCTGCGGTAATGTATCCTCAGAAGAACAAAGACCTCAAGGTAAAGGTGAAGGAGGAGCAGGTATGTGTCGCAATTAAATGCGAGACTCCGAAAGCCCCTCCAAAGAGACAAGCCAGCAGCTCTCGGCGCAAACAGCACCTGGTTCACTCTGTGCACGAGGAGCCCGTCCTCCTCTGCCCTGATAATACTTTCTTTGACTCTGGCGTAGTCTCCGACGCTTCCACCTTCCAGGACATGCGAGACACTGAGCTGGACGAGCACCAGCAGGAGCAGCACGGCACCAGCACGGATCGGGACTTCTCCTTCAAGACCCCCATCAAAAGTAACAGCCACCTGAGCTCCTCCACGCCCAGCAAGCCTCCTCATGTCTTACCCGAGCCCTGGAAAGTGACTCCTGTGGGCAAAGGGAGTCAAGAGGTTCTGGACTTCAGCCCCATTCGCACACCAGGTGGTCCTGCGGTCACGCCGCGGCATGACTACACCACCTTCAGCTTCAACAACACTCCCTTTAAAGACTGGCCTCTGTTCAGCTCCCCCAGAGAGCTGCTTACATCCGCTCCCCCCAGAGCACCGGGACCGACAGACTCTCCCAGAAGCAGCTGCTCCAGAGAGCTGCTTCAGGCAGGGGGCGCTGCAACACCCGCTAACCGCTCGATCACAGAGGGCCTCGTCCTGGATACAATGAACGACAGCCTCAGCAAGATACTAGTGGACATTAGCTTCTCTGGTCTGGATGATGAGGACCTGGGTATGGCCAATATCAGCTGGTCTGAGTTCATCCCTCAATTTAAGTAA
- the si:ch73-352p4.8 gene encoding cystine/glutamate transporter isoform X1, translating to MDGTQIMKEDDKKEKTEEEVVHLRREIGLLPAACFIIGTVVGSGIFIAPKGVLINSGSVGLSLLVWALCGVLSLFGALCYAELGTSFTKSGGHYTYLLETLGPLPAFLRLWVEFLFIRPAVASYVSLAFGRYVVEPFFAPCAAPTVLIKLVSILGLTFVVAVNCWSVTWASRTQITLTFVKMFALVLIIVPGVIALAKGKTENFQNGFEVDSLTLDRLPLAFYNGLYAYGGWFYLNFVTEEVINPNRNIPLAIICSMVTVTVCYVLVNVAYYTMMTPAELLLSDAVAVTFANRAFEGLASVIPFLVALSCLGALNGGFFGSPRMLFVGAREGHWPPIFSMIHIRRHTPLPAVLLLYPLVVVMLITGEIYQLINFASFARWFFIALATLGMLIHRYRFPLHPRPFKVPLVIAVTFTVVCFFIVGLSLYSDPWNTGRSCALTLTGVPVYYVTVYRFRLPHRWRRIFNYCSMHLQILLEVTQQEVQTY from the exons ATGGACGGGACGCAAATAATGAAAGAGGATGACAAGAAGGAGAAGACAGAAGAGGAGGTGGTGCACCTTCGGAGAGAGATCGGCTTGCTGCCGGCTGCATGCTTCATCATCGGTACAGTGGTGGGCAGTGGGATCTTCATCGCACCCAAGGGAGTCCTGATAAACAGTGGCAGCGTGGGGCTCTCTCTGCTGGTGTGGGCGCTGTGTGGGGTGCTCTCCTTATTTG GGGCCCTGTGCTATGCTGAACTGGGCACCAGTTTTACAAAATCAGGGGGCCACTACACTTACCTATTGGAGACGCTGGGGCCACTGCCGGCCTTTTTACGACTCTGGGTTGAGTTCTTATTCATCAG GCCAGCTGTGGCCTCCTATGTGTCCCTGGCTTTTGGCCGCTATGTGGTGGAGCCATTCTTTGCTCCCTGTGCTGCTCCCACAGTGCTAATCAAACTTGTCAGCATCCTGGGATTGA CATTTGTTGTGGCAGTCAACTGCTGGAGTGTGACTTGGGCCTCTCGCACTCAGATCACCTTGACATTTGTTAAGATGTTTGCTCTGGTCCTTATCATCGTCCCTGGTGTCATCGCACTGGCCAAAG GAAAAACTGAGAATTTCCAGAATGGTTTTGAGGTTGACTCATTAACATTGGATAGATTGCCACTGGCTTTTTATAATGGCCTATATGCCTATGGTGGATG GTTTTATCTGAACTTTGTCACTGAAGAGGTCATAAACCCAAATAG AAACATCCCACTGGCAATAATCTGCTCCATGGTGACAGTGACAGTCTGTTACGTGCTTGTTAACGTGGCTTACTACACTATGATGACTCCCGCTGAGCTCCTGCTGTCTGATGCTGTGGCTGTG ACGTTTGCGAACCGTGCTTTCGAGGGTTTGGCTTCTGTGATTCCCTTTCTTGTAGCCCTATCCTGTCTTGGAGCACTTAACGGAGGCTTCTTTGGGTCACCCAG GATGCTGTTTGTGGGAGCCAGGGAGGGCCACTGGCCTCCAATCTTTTCCATGATTCACATCCGCAGACACACACCTTTGCCTGCTGTGCTGTTACTG TACCCCTTGGTGGTGGTGATGTTAATCACTGGAGAGATCTACCAGCTCATCAATTTTGCCTCCTTTGCTCGCTGGTTCTTCATCGCCTTGGCAACTTTGGGGATGCTCATACATCGATATCGCTTCCCTCTCCACCCGAGACCTTTCAAG GTGCCCCTGGTCATCGCAGTCACCTTCACGGTGGTTTGCTTCTTCATCGTGGGTCTGTCTCTTTACTCGGACCCCTGGAACACAGGGCGAAGCTGTGCTCTCACACTGACCGGGGTCCCAGTTTATTATGTGACTGTCTACCGCTTTCGCTTGCCCCATAGATGGAGACGCATCTTCA ACTACTGCAGCATGCATCTGCAGATCCTTTTAGAAGTGACTCAACAAGAAGTGCAGACATACTGA
- the si:ch73-352p4.8 gene encoding cystine/glutamate transporter isoform X2 produces MLHHRYSGGQWDLHRTQGSPDKQWQRGALSAGVGAVWGALLIWPAVASYVSLAFGRYVVEPFFAPCAAPTVLIKLVSILGLTFVVAVNCWSVTWASRTQITLTFVKMFALVLIIVPGVIALAKGKTENFQNGFEVDSLTLDRLPLAFYNGLYAYGGWFYLNFVTEEVINPNRNIPLAIICSMVTVTVCYVLVNVAYYTMMTPAELLLSDAVAVTFANRAFEGLASVIPFLVALSCLGALNGGFFGSPRMLFVGAREGHWPPIFSMIHIRRHTPLPAVLLLYPLVVVMLITGEIYQLINFASFARWFFIALATLGMLIHRYRFPLHPRPFKVPLVIAVTFTVVCFFIVGLSLYSDPWNTGRSCALTLTGVPVYYVTVYRFRLPHRWRRIFNYCSMHLQILLEVTQQEVQTY; encoded by the exons ATGCTTCATCATCGGTACAGTGGTGGGCAGTGGGATCTTCATCGCACCCAAGGGAGTCCTGATAAACAGTGGCAGCGTGGGGCTCTCTCTGCTGGTGTGGGCGCTGTGTGGGGTGCTCTCCTTATTTG GCCAGCTGTGGCCTCCTATGTGTCCCTGGCTTTTGGCCGCTATGTGGTGGAGCCATTCTTTGCTCCCTGTGCTGCTCCCACAGTGCTAATCAAACTTGTCAGCATCCTGGGATTGA CATTTGTTGTGGCAGTCAACTGCTGGAGTGTGACTTGGGCCTCTCGCACTCAGATCACCTTGACATTTGTTAAGATGTTTGCTCTGGTCCTTATCATCGTCCCTGGTGTCATCGCACTGGCCAAAG GAAAAACTGAGAATTTCCAGAATGGTTTTGAGGTTGACTCATTAACATTGGATAGATTGCCACTGGCTTTTTATAATGGCCTATATGCCTATGGTGGATG GTTTTATCTGAACTTTGTCACTGAAGAGGTCATAAACCCAAATAG AAACATCCCACTGGCAATAATCTGCTCCATGGTGACAGTGACAGTCTGTTACGTGCTTGTTAACGTGGCTTACTACACTATGATGACTCCCGCTGAGCTCCTGCTGTCTGATGCTGTGGCTGTG ACGTTTGCGAACCGTGCTTTCGAGGGTTTGGCTTCTGTGATTCCCTTTCTTGTAGCCCTATCCTGTCTTGGAGCACTTAACGGAGGCTTCTTTGGGTCACCCAG GATGCTGTTTGTGGGAGCCAGGGAGGGCCACTGGCCTCCAATCTTTTCCATGATTCACATCCGCAGACACACACCTTTGCCTGCTGTGCTGTTACTG TACCCCTTGGTGGTGGTGATGTTAATCACTGGAGAGATCTACCAGCTCATCAATTTTGCCTCCTTTGCTCGCTGGTTCTTCATCGCCTTGGCAACTTTGGGGATGCTCATACATCGATATCGCTTCCCTCTCCACCCGAGACCTTTCAAG GTGCCCCTGGTCATCGCAGTCACCTTCACGGTGGTTTGCTTCTTCATCGTGGGTCTGTCTCTTTACTCGGACCCCTGGAACACAGGGCGAAGCTGTGCTCTCACACTGACCGGGGTCCCAGTTTATTATGTGACTGTCTACCGCTTTCGCTTGCCCCATAGATGGAGACGCATCTTCA ACTACTGCAGCATGCATCTGCAGATCCTTTTAGAAGTGACTCAACAAGAAGTGCAGACATACTGA
- the LOC120553731 gene encoding tetraspanin-7-like, which yields GVASLAPPAPPPVGAAPPCCRPVGIMHLLRLGLLAFSCLFWAAGLGILSLGVWAQISLADYMLLSANRYPNAPVILLSTGAAITAWGFLGCLGVAANLPCVLRAYGFFQLAALIAGLAAGLSGLFYREDIAGGFRSGLQRAVAGYTEDEGRADALDSLQRSLECCGADGWRDWLTSDWAIQHMTFLPNENGTSVSLPDSCCVRRKGCKNRPLLSDDVEGVAAAGIHPHGCFRKVFSLVNDNVFHIAATVLGLAFTQIGGIALACLLAKKLAPRQHRRVVAH from the coding sequence ggggtggCCTCCCTGGCACCCCCTGCACCACCACCAGTGGGCGCTGCCCCACCCTGCTGCCGCCCAGTTGGAATCATGCACCTCCTGCGCCTGGGTCTCCTGGCCTTCAGCTGCCTCTTCTGGGCAGCTGGTTTGGGCATCTTAAGCCTGGGTGTGTGGGCACAGATTTCACTGGCAGACTACATGTTGCTGTCTGCCAATCGCTACCCCAACGCCCCGGTCATCCTTTTGTCCACAGGTGCAGCCATCACCGCCTGGGGCTTCCTGGGTTGTCTAGGGGTGGCTGCAAATCTCCCCTGCGTGCTCAGGGCTTACGGGTTTTTTCAACTTGCTGCACTAATAGCCGGTTTGGCAGCTGGACTCTCAGGTCTCTTCTATCGCGAAGACATTGCCGGAGGATTTCGCAGCGGTTTACAGCGAGCGGTGGCAGGCTACACGGAGGATGAGGGCCGTGCCGATGCATTAGACAGCCTGCAGAGGTCCCTGGAGTGTTGTGGAGCTGATGGTTGGCGTGACTGGCTCACTTCGGACTGGGCTATCCAGCATATGACCTTCCTGCCCAACGAGAACGGCACTTCTGTGTCCCTGCCGGACAGCTGCTGCGTGAGGCGCAAGGGCTGCAAGAATCGACCTCTTCTGTCGGATGATGTTGAAGGAGTAGCTGCTGCAGGAATCCATCCCCATGGCTGCTTCCGCAAAGTCTTTAGTTTGGTCAACGACAACGTATTCCACATTGCCGCCACAGTGTTAGGATTGGCCTTCACTCAAATCGGAGGCATCGCCCTGGCTTGTCTGCTGGCCAAGAAACTGGCACCAAGACAACATCGACGTGTGGTGGCACATTAA